The following proteins are encoded in a genomic region of Gossypium hirsutum isolate 1008001.06 chromosome D05, Gossypium_hirsutum_v2.1, whole genome shotgun sequence:
- the LOC107902350 gene encoding glycosyltransferase BC10 produces the protein MVKQFHITITSLFLFSMASFVVILGSFTLKLLVSEGSSSCYPRLNRFSSPLTTSPYSYILCNFAFLSSPPHPHFNSSSEPKTPPVPNDNDTRPHSVTDDRELMRRAVSILETSCNPTPKVAFMFLSRGSLPLAPLWEKFFMGHEGLYSIYIHTSPEFIDEPPTTSVFYKRKIPSKPVHWGTASMVDAERRLLANALLDCANQRFVLLSEACIPLFNFTTVYNYLIKSRQSFIGSFDDPRVTGRGRYNKRMWPTVSLANWRKGSQWFEVNRNLAVEILSDEKYYPIFRTHCIPPCYVDEHYVPTLVNIMSPEVNSNRSITWVDWSKGGPHPKQYVRKDVSMALLNQVRKGFNCTYNGHTTSMCFLFARKFHPSTLEPLLRLAPALLDSMN, from the exons atggTCAAGCAGTTTCATATTACCATAACTTCATTGTTTCTCTTTTCAATGGCTTCTTTTGTGGTTATTCTTGGGTCTTTCACGTTGAAGTTGCTAGTCTCAGAAGGCTCTTCTTCTTGCTACCCTCGACTCAACAGGTTTTCTTCGCCATTGACGACCTCTCCATATTCCTACATTTTATGTAACTTTGCTTTCCTTTCATCCCCTCCCCACCCACACTTCAACTCTTCTTCAGAACCGAAAACTCCGCCAGTCCCCAACGACAATGACACGCGACCGCATTCGGTGACGGATGATCGAGAGCTGATGCGACGTGCCGTGAGTATCCTCGAAACCTCATGCAATCCAACCCCAAAGGTGGCCTTCATGTTTTTAAGCCGGGGATCACTGCCTTTAGCACCTCTATGGGAAAAGTTCTTCATGGGACATGAAGGCCTTTATTCCATTTACATCCATACATCCCCTGAATTCATTGACGAGCCACCCACAACCTCAGTGTTCTACAAGCGCAAGATACCAAGCAAG CCTGTCCATTGGGGAACTGCATCAATGGTGGATGCGGAGAGGCGGCTGTTAGCCAATGCGTTGCTTGATTGTGCCAACCAAAGATTTGTGCTACTCTCGGAAGCATGCATCCCGCTATTCAACTTCACCACAGTTTACAACTACCTTATCAAATCCAGGCAAAGCTTCATCGGTTCCTTTGATGATCCGAGGGTAACCGGCCGTGGCCGTTACAACAAGCGGATGTGGCCGACGGTGTCATTAGCCAATTGGCGTAAAGGGTCGCAATGGTTCGAGGTTAATCGAAATCTTGCCGTCGAAATATTATCCGATGAAAAGTACTATCCCATCTTTAGAACCCATTGCATTCCTCCATGTTACGTCGATGAACATTACGTGCCAACTCTTGTCAACATAATGTCACCGGAGGTCAACTCAAATCGGAGTATTACTTGGGTTGATTGGTCTAAAGGCGGTCCACACCCCAAACAATATGTGAGAAAAGATGTATCAATGGCATTGTTGAATCAAGTTAGGAAAGGATTTAATTGTACTTATAATGGTCATACAACCTCAATGTGCTTCCTCTTTGCTAGGAAGTTTCATCCCAGCACACTAGAGCCATTGCTTAGGTTAGCTCCGGCATTGCTGGATTCAATGAATTAA